In one Moritella sp. 5 genomic region, the following are encoded:
- a CDS encoding cobalamin-binding protein, producing the protein MSFYARFITLVIIPLVVLSLPVQALPLPEQEKYPQRIVSLSPHTTELVFAAGAGDRLIGVSAYSDYPEEAKALPIVASSQQINIETILALEPDMIIYWQQGNSAADINQLKKFGIPVYASKTGGLADVATQIQKLGEVFGTQAIANPVSNRYLKALDQLREDYKNNPKQDLFYQVWATPLMTVASDPWLQEQFALCGFNNVFSDSPVPYPVINIEQVLVKQPAVIIAGTVNNSELQQWQTWKSIPAVKNGNIFRINPDVSHRFSPRVLTGIKTLCDIALQAQK; encoded by the coding sequence ATGTCTTTTTACGCACGGTTCATTACGCTAGTTATCATCCCACTTGTCGTATTATCATTGCCGGTTCAAGCATTACCTTTACCAGAGCAAGAAAAGTACCCACAGCGTATCGTATCGCTCTCACCACATACTACAGAGCTGGTTTTTGCCGCCGGTGCTGGTGATAGACTGATCGGTGTCAGTGCTTACTCTGATTATCCTGAAGAGGCCAAAGCATTGCCCATTGTCGCTAGCTCGCAACAAATAAATATCGAAACGATACTCGCGCTTGAGCCCGATATGATTATTTACTGGCAACAAGGCAATTCAGCAGCCGATATCAACCAACTCAAAAAATTTGGGATCCCCGTCTATGCATCAAAAACGGGGGGATTAGCCGATGTTGCCACACAAATACAAAAGCTTGGTGAAGTCTTTGGTACACAAGCGATTGCTAACCCAGTCAGTAATAGATACCTTAAAGCCTTAGATCAACTACGTGAAGATTATAAGAATAATCCCAAACAAGATCTGTTTTATCAAGTGTGGGCAACGCCATTAATGACAGTAGCCAGTGATCCTTGGTTACAAGAACAATTCGCCCTGTGTGGGTTTAATAATGTATTCAGTGACAGTCCTGTTCCCTATCCAGTGATCAACATTGAGCAAGTGCTCGTGAAACAACCCGCGGTGATCATTGCTGGTACCGTCAACAATAGTGAATTACAACAGTGGCAAACTTGGAAAAGTATCCCTGCGGTTAAAAATGGTAATATATTTAGAATTAATCCTGATGTATCTCACCGTTTTTCTCCCCGTGTACTGACAGGAATAAAAACACTCTGTGATATAGCGCTTCAAGCGCAAAAATAA
- a CDS encoding cobalamin biosynthesis protein, whose translation MQSVFILLTAVVIARLPLCPPHFHPTQLLNQLFSAIADKVNNAQRSHQQQYIAGNLALITMLGFILIIAAVIQFIVIEPILFEFVLLLCLLKWEKINLPEIDLGNLEKQTIISQIQPRTLRDLDQLSLLGLHKASIENLCLRNSYQWFAVIFWYISVGIWAAIIYRVIQLMAHNWNSKLTVNRHFGRPAAFLLHLLSAPNHIILGCTLRSLQRATSPLENLNKQAKKWHHFSSGFLLSSFAYSLAIQLGGPRKYQGTMNRFSQLGHTEPAQRDDINRAQQKLTWALLVWLIFISAIYLLISIR comes from the coding sequence ATGCAGTCAGTGTTTATATTGCTGACTGCAGTCGTCATCGCACGCTTACCACTCTGCCCACCTCACTTTCACCCTACGCAACTTTTAAACCAATTATTTAGCGCCATTGCGGATAAAGTAAATAATGCACAACGCAGCCACCAGCAACAATATATTGCAGGTAACCTTGCGCTCATCACCATGCTTGGGTTTATCTTAATTATCGCTGCCGTCATTCAATTTATTGTAATTGAACCCATCTTATTTGAGTTCGTACTATTACTGTGTTTATTGAAATGGGAAAAAATAAATTTACCTGAAATTGATTTAGGTAACCTCGAAAAACAAACCATCATAAGCCAAATACAACCTCGGACATTACGCGATTTAGACCAGTTATCCTTACTCGGTTTGCATAAAGCCAGTATTGAAAACCTGTGTCTACGTAATAGCTATCAGTGGTTTGCCGTTATATTTTGGTATATCAGCGTTGGTATCTGGGCCGCGATTATTTATCGTGTAATTCAACTAATGGCACATAACTGGAATAGTAAATTAACCGTTAATCGTCATTTTGGCCGCCCTGCAGCATTCTTACTGCACTTACTTTCAGCACCGAATCATATCATTCTCGGATGCACATTACGCAGCTTACAACGCGCGACAAGTCCGTTAGAAAATTTAAACAAACAGGCAAAGAAATGGCATCACTTTAGCAGCGGCTTTTTATTATCAAGTTTTGCCTATAGTCTCGCGATTCAACTAGGCGGACCACGAAAATACCAAGGCACAATGAACCGATTTAGTCAGCTTGGTCATACCGAACCCGCACAGCGCGATGATATCAACCGAGCACAACAAAAACTGACGTGGGCATTACTCGTCTGGTTAATTTTTATCAGCGCGATCTATCTGCTTATTTCAATTAGATAG